A part of Diachasmimorpha longicaudata isolate KC_UGA_2023 chromosome 11, iyDiaLong2, whole genome shotgun sequence genomic DNA contains:
- the LOC135167756 gene encoding protein SREK1IP1-like, with translation MQSDIISKLIPQNKEQVRPACKKCGYAGHLTYQCRNFIKVDPNKEIVLDVSSTSSDSDQNYVTPLTELREKELKKKLKEAKKEKKGKRSKKKSKHKSRKREYTTSESDDSEDESSSSEDQERSRRKKQKDKRKKSKNKKRRKHNRQTTSDSSSEDD, from the coding sequence ATGCAGTCCGATATAATATCGAAGCTCATCCCCCAGAACAAGGAGCAAGTGAGGCCGGCATGTAAAAAGTGTGGTTATGCCGGACACTTGACATATCAATGCAGAAACTTCATAAAAGTTGATCCCAACAAGGAAATTGTTTTGGACGTCAGCAGCACAAGCTCAGACAGTGATCAAAATTATGTGACACCACTCACTGAACTGCGAGAAAAggaactgaagaaaaaattgaaagaagctaagaaggaaaaaaaaggaaaacgaaGCAAGAAAAAGTCTAAGCACAAGAGCAGAAAACGTGAGTACACAACGAGTGAGTCTGATGATTCTGAGGACGAGTCCTCGTCTTCGGAGGACCAGGAGAGAAGTAGGAGAAAGAAGCAGAAAGACAAACGGAAAAAATCTAAGAACAAAAAACGAAGAAAGCACAACAGACAGACGACCTCGGATTCATCTTCTGAAgatgattaa
- the LOC135167753 gene encoding nitric oxide synthase-interacting protein homolog isoform X2, whose protein sequence is MTRHARNCTAGAVYTYHEKKKDAAASGYGTNAHRIGKDSVKGFDCCCLTLQPCRNPVITADGYLFDKEAILEYILTKKKEYTRKLKQYELQKNKEEEESNEKTATEELQKLQSFFKFEKNIVPSKDDAKPSPSISNMAEGREKTLPSFWIPSKTPEAKAAPLKKPEKTIYCPVSDKPLKLKDLINVKFTEVKDPDDKKSLIVKEARYMCPITHDVLSNSVPCAVIKTTGDVITMECFEKLIKKDWVNPLDGKVLKESDIIPLQRGGTGYSAVNDNLEGKHERPVLQV, encoded by the exons ATGACGAGACACGCGAGAAATTGTACAGCAGGTGCAGTGTACACGTaccacgagaaaaaaaaggatgcAGCAGCATCTGGCTATGGTACAAATGCCCACAGAATTGGAAAGGACTCAGTGAAGGGATTCGATTGCTGTTGTCTGACTTTACAACCCTGTAGAAATCCCGTTATaac TGCCGATGGTTACCTGTTCGACAAAGAAGCTATCCTAGAATACATATTAACGAAGAAAAAAGAGTATACACGAAAATTGAAACAATatgaattgcaaaaaaataaagaagag GAAGAATCTAACGAGAAAACAGCTACTGAAGAGCTCCAGAAACTTCAGAGCTTCTTCAAATTCGAGAAGAACATTGTTCCATCCAAGGACGATGCAAAACCCAGTCCATCAATATCGAATATGGCTGAGGGACGAGAGAAGACCCTACCAAGTTTCTGGATTCCATCTAAAACTCCAGAAGCAAAAGCTGCACCTCTCAAAAAACCTGAAAAGACAATCTATTGTCCTGTTAGTGATAAACCCCTAAAACTCAAGGATTTAATAAATGTCAAGTTCACGGAGGTGAAAGATCCCGATGACAAAAAATCACTCATTGTCAAGGAGGCCAGGTACATGTGTCCCATCACACACGATGTTCTCAGTAACAGTGTACCATGTGCTGTTATAAAAACTAC gGGAGATGTGATCACCATGGAGTGCTTCGAGAAACTTATAAAAAAGGATTGGGTCAATCCCTTGGACGGAAAAGTCCTTAAAGAGAGTGATATTATTCCTCTTCAAAGG GGAGGAACTGGTTACTCAGCTGTCAATGACAACCTCGAGGGAAAACACGAGAGACCCGTGTTACAAGTATAA
- the LOC135167753 gene encoding nitric oxide synthase-interacting protein homolog isoform X1 — MTRHARNCTAGAVYTYHEKKKDAAASGYGTNAHRIGKDSVKGFDCCCLTLQPCRNPVITADGYLFDKEAILEYILTKKKEYTRKLKQYELQKNKEEVRLRIINYKSMISIPTLANECEPNYFIQEESNEKTATEELQKLQSFFKFEKNIVPSKDDAKPSPSISNMAEGREKTLPSFWIPSKTPEAKAAPLKKPEKTIYCPVSDKPLKLKDLINVKFTEVKDPDDKKSLIVKEARYMCPITHDVLSNSVPCAVIKTTGDVITMECFEKLIKKDWVNPLDGKVLKESDIIPLQRGGTGYSAVNDNLEGKHERPVLQV, encoded by the exons ATGACGAGACACGCGAGAAATTGTACAGCAGGTGCAGTGTACACGTaccacgagaaaaaaaaggatgcAGCAGCATCTGGCTATGGTACAAATGCCCACAGAATTGGAAAGGACTCAGTGAAGGGATTCGATTGCTGTTGTCTGACTTTACAACCCTGTAGAAATCCCGTTATaac TGCCGATGGTTACCTGTTCGACAAAGAAGCTATCCTAGAATACATATTAACGAAGAAAAAAGAGTATACACGAAAATTGAAACAATatgaattgcaaaaaaataaagaagaggTGAGACttagaattattaattacaaatcAATGATCAGTATCCCAACACTAGCGAATGAATGCGAACCTAATTATTTTATCCAGGAAGAATCTAACGAGAAAACAGCTACTGAAGAGCTCCAGAAACTTCAGAGCTTCTTCAAATTCGAGAAGAACATTGTTCCATCCAAGGACGATGCAAAACCCAGTCCATCAATATCGAATATGGCTGAGGGACGAGAGAAGACCCTACCAAGTTTCTGGATTCCATCTAAAACTCCAGAAGCAAAAGCTGCACCTCTCAAAAAACCTGAAAAGACAATCTATTGTCCTGTTAGTGATAAACCCCTAAAACTCAAGGATTTAATAAATGTCAAGTTCACGGAGGTGAAAGATCCCGATGACAAAAAATCACTCATTGTCAAGGAGGCCAGGTACATGTGTCCCATCACACACGATGTTCTCAGTAACAGTGTACCATGTGCTGTTATAAAAACTAC gGGAGATGTGATCACCATGGAGTGCTTCGAGAAACTTATAAAAAAGGATTGGGTCAATCCCTTGGACGGAAAAGTCCTTAAAGAGAGTGATATTATTCCTCTTCAAAGG GGAGGAACTGGTTACTCAGCTGTCAATGACAACCTCGAGGGAAAACACGAGAGACCCGTGTTACAAGTATAA